From Panicum hallii strain FIL2 chromosome 2, PHallii_v3.1, whole genome shotgun sequence, a single genomic window includes:
- the LOC112882786 gene encoding spindle and kinetochore-associated protein 1 homolog, with protein MDAGDGSPAASPLDAVAAAFKSRVVELQDLVLARSMFPATALPDLASVNASVTAMESRVQDIRRRLQEELDAIPKAKKLIERSLKQQEKLQHMLANVPSGMHEGVFATHLEQSSSRMLPDCFNYSSSVREYNECELKIKEEPVAAPKKGRAPAPRWYISTEELDSLSSYMRGRLTLEKVNIAINEVASYADANAHLVTCPKKKLSDDMWDKALELRDIAATEAVKGKPFFLEVDIKGPGLKLDNTGKAILTVLRHLGRIHETRIGHHRVFILSKQA; from the exons ATGGACGCCGGCGACGGGAGCCCCGCTGCCTCGCCACTGGACGCAGTGGCGGCCGCCTTCAAGTCCCGCGTCGTGGAGCTTCAGGACCTCGTCCTCGCCCGCAGCA TGTTCCCGGCGACGGCGCTGCCGGACCTGGCCTCCGTGAACGCGTCGGTGACGGCGATGGAGTCGCGGGTGCAGgacatccgccgccgcctccaggaGGAGCTTGACGCCATCCCTAAGGCAAAG AAGCTAATCGAGCGGTCCTTGAAGCAACAAGAGAAGCTGCAGCACATGCTTGCCAACGTACCTTCTGGGATGCACGAGGGTGTCTTTGCTACTCATCTGGAACAGAGCTCATCAAG GATGCTGCCTGATTGCTTCAATTACAGCTCATCTGTTCGTGAATATAACGAATGTGAGTTGAAGATTAAGGAGGAGCCAGTTGCTGCTCCCAAG AAAGGAAGAGCACCTGCACCTCGCTGGTACATCTCAACAGAGGAGCTTGATTCGTTGTCATC GTACATGAGGGGAAGACTGACTTTGGAAAAGGTTAATATCGCAATTAATGAAGTGGCTTCATATGCAGATGCCAATGCTCATCTTGTTACATGCCCTAAGAAAAAG TTGTCAGATGACATGTGGGATAAAGCTTTG GAACTAAGGGACATTGCAGCGACTGAGGCAGTAAAGGGGAAGCCTTTCTTCCTGGAAGTCGACATAAAAGGACCTGGTCTAAAACTTGACAACACAGGGAAAGCTATTCTTACA GTCCTTCGCCATCTTGGACGCATCCATGAAACCCGGATTGGGCATCATCGGGTCTTTATACTCTCAAAGCAGGCCTGA
- the LOC112879878 gene encoding probable trehalose-phosphate phosphatase 10 has product MGSYANGSTCANEDPPSAEEMKEPAFPPKPMPLHANGWLNDMKISSPTAVRVNIGNPGAFDPIYRAWTKKYPSAMNAFEKIVAYGKGKKTVLFLDYDGTLSPIVDEPDNAIMSDQMREVVRNAALHLPTAIISGRSCDKVFDFVKLTELYYAGSHGMDIIGPMGKTGSVTDNRSCTNSGAKQDKEVKIFQAASEFKPMIDEVFGLLIEKIRGIDGAKVENNKFCVSVHYRNVNEKDWPIVAQCTDDVLKAYPRLRLSHGRKVLEVRPVIDWNKGKAVEFLLDSLGLADSDNVLPIYIGDDRTDEDAFKVLREDKQGFGILVSSVPKESHAVYSLVDPSEVMDFLKRLVKWKEEEALK; this is encoded by the exons ATGGGTTCCTATGCTAATGGAAGCACCTGTGCAAATGAAGACCCTCCATCAGCTGAGGAGATGAAAGAGCCGGCTTTTCCTCCAAAACCAATGCCACTACATGCCAATGGCTGGTTGAATGACATGAAGATATCCTCGCCTACTGCTGTCCGTGTGAACATCGGTAACCCCGGTGCTTTTGATCCGATCTACCGAGCTTGGACT AAGAAGTATCCTTCAGCAATGAACGCATTTGAAAAAATTGTTGCCTATGGCAAAGGCAAGAAGACAGTGTTGTTCTTGGACTATGATGGAACCCTCTCACCAATTGTCGATGAGCCAGACAATGCCATCATGTCTGATCAG ATGCGCGAGGTGGTGAGGAATGCTGCATTGCATCTTCCCACGGCGATTATCAGTGGAAGGTCTTGTGATAAG GTGTTTGATTTTGTTAAATTAACCGAGCTGTACTACGCTGGTAGCCATGGAATGGATATCATTGGTCCAATGGGGAAAACTGGTTCTGTCACTGATAATAGAAGCTGCACTAACTCCGGTGCGAAGCAG GACAAGGAGGTGAAGATCTTCCAGGCTGCTAGTGAATTCAAACCAATGATCGATGAG GTTTTTGGATTgctcatcgagaagatcagggGAATCGATGGTGCAAAAGTTGAAAACAACAAGTTCTGCGTGTCAGTACACTACCGCAATGTCAACGAGAAG GATTGGCCGATCGTTGCACAGTGCACAGATGATGTCCTGAAAGCCTATCCTCGCCTCCGACTGAGTCATGGACGAAAG GTTTTAGAAGTTCGTCCGGTGATAGACTGGAACAAGGGAAAGGCTGTGGAGTTCTTGTTGGACTCCCTAGGGCTAGCTGATTCTGACAATGTGCTCCCTATCTACATTGGAGATGATCGTACTGATGAGGATGCATTTAAG GTTCTACGGGAAGATAAACAGGGTTTCGGAATTTTGGTGTCATCTGTACCCAAGGAATCTCACGCAGTTTATTCTCTTGTGGATCCATCTGAG GTGATGGACTTCCTGAAGAGATTGGTGAAatggaaggaggaagaagcatTAAAATAA
- the LOC112879876 gene encoding beta-ureidopropionase — MASSNGKAAQAEEGKAAPEGSIGGYESLHRLLEANLSPELFQEASRLLLGLNCARPLEAIALPEATMTLAETHNFDVQAFRFSADKEFLRQPRVVRVGLIQNSIAIPTTCHFSEQKKAIMDKIRPIIDAAGASGVNILCLQEAWTMPFAFCTREKRWCEFAEPVNGESTHFLQELAQKYNMVIVSPILERDVNHGETIWNTAVIIGNNGNIIGIHRKNHIPRVGDFNESTYYMEGNTGHPVFETAYGKIGVNICYGRHHPLNWLAFGLNGAEIVFNPSATVGELSEPMWPIEARNAAIANSYFVGSINRVGTEVFPNPFTSGDGKPQHADFGHFYGSSHFSAPDASCTPSLSRYRDGLAISDMNLNLCRQIKDKWAFRMTARYDMYASLLSEYLKPDYKPQVIVDPLTNKRA; from the exons ATGGCGAGCAGCAACGGCAaggcggcgcaggcggaggAGGGGAAGGCGGCGCCGGAGGGGTCGATCGGCGGGTACGAGTCCCTGCACAGGCTCCTGGAGGCCAACCTCTCCCCCGAGCTCTTCCAG GAAGCAAGCCGGTTGCTGTTGGGGCTGAATTGTGCACGACCTCTTGAGGCTATCGCACTGCCTGAAGCCACAATGACTCTTGCAGAAACGCATAATTTTGATGTGCAG GCCTTCCGTTTTAGTGCAGATAAAGAGTTTCTTAGGCAACCACGAGTTGTTCGAGTTGGTCTAATTCAGAACTCAATTGCTATTCCCACCACTTGTCATTTTTCTGAGCAAAAGAAGGCTATCATGGATAAAATTAGACCCATCATTGATGCAGCTGGTGCTTCTGGTGTCAATATTTTGTGCTTACAA GAAGCCTGGACAATGCCTTTTGCCTTCTGCACACGTGAGAAAAGATGGTGTGAGTTTGCTGAACCGGTTAATGGAGAATCAACTCATTTCCTTCAAGAACTTGCACAAAAGTATAACATGGTAATTGTGAGCCCAATCCTCGAAAGGGATGTAAACCATGGGGAGACTATTTGGAATACTGCTGTCATTATTGGAAATAATGGCAACATAATTGGCATTCATCGAAAG AATCACATCCCCAGAGTTGGTGATTTCAATGAGAGTACATACTACATGGAGGGTAACACTGGGCATCCAGTGTTTGAAACAGCTTACGGCAAAATAGGAGTCAACATTTGTTATGGAAGACATCACCCCcttaattggcttgcatttGGCCTCAACGGAGCTGAAATAGTGTTCAACCCATCTGCAACTGTTGGTGAACTCAGCGAACCAATGTGGCCTATTGAG GCAAGGAACGCCGCAATTGCAAACAGCTACTTCGTTGGATCAATTAACCGGGTTGGCACAGAAGTATTCCCAAATCCTTTCACATCTGGTGATGGGAAACCTCAGCATGCAGACTTCGGCCATTTCTATGGATCTAGCCATTTCTCAGCACCGGACGCTTCTTGCACCCCATCACTATCACGCTACCGAGATGGCTTGGCCATCTCTGATATGAATCTCAACCTATGCCGCCAGATCAAAGACAAGTGGGCCTTCCGCATGACTGCTCGTTACGATATGTATGCTTCCTTGCTATCAGAGTACTTGAAACCAGATTATAAACCTCAAGTCATTGTCGATCCCTTGACTAACAAGAGGGCATAA
- the LOC112879875 gene encoding asparagine--tRNA ligase, chloroplastic/mitochondrial: MAAAAAARLLRLAPRRLQVKTSPLAALSFPLPRTAPLAAASGRRQSFCAAAQASAHAPAAAAAAATGPAGEAVGEFRKRMRVADVKGGEDEGAAWVGKELAVRGWVRTCRAQRTVTFVEVNDGSCLSNMQCVLTSDTEGYDQIDSVTTGASVLVEGVVASSQGGKQKVELKVSKITVIGKSDPTSFPIQKKRASREYLRTVAHLRPRTNTFGAVARVRNALAYATHKFFQDNGFVWVSSPIITASDCEGAGEQFYVTTLLSNSAEGGSLLKDIPATKDGRVDWSQDFFCKPAFLTVSGQLNGETYASALSDIYTFGPTFRAENSNTARHLAEFWMIEPELAFADLNDDMACATAYLQYVVKYILENCKEDMDFFNTWVEKGIIDRLNDVVEKKFVHLSYTDAVELLLGSKKKFEFPVKWGLDLQSEHERYITEVAFGGRPVIITDYPKEIKAFYMRQNDDGKTVAAMDLLVPRVGELIGGSQREERLDHLEARLDEQNLNKESYWWYLDLRRYGSVPHAGFGLGFERLVQFATGIDNIRDAIPFPRVPGSAEF; encoded by the exons ATGGCGGCTGCCGCGGCCGCCCGGCTCCTCCGCCTGGCCCCGCGCCGGCTCCAGGTTAAGACCTCCCCGCTCGCCGCACTCTCGTTCCCACTCCCGCGTacggcgccgctcgccgccgcctcggggcggcggcagagctTCTGCGCCGCGGCGCAGGCCTCCGCCCACGCCCCCGCTGCCGCTGCGGCCGCGGCGACCGGGCCGGCGGGGGAGGCCGTGGGGGAGTTCAGGAAGCGGATGCGAGTGGCGGATGTGAAAGGCGGGGAGGACGAGGGCGCCGCGTGGGTGGGCAAGGAGCTGGCCGTGCGCGGGTGGGTGCGCACCTGCCGCGCCCAGAGGACCGTCACCTTCGTTGAG GTCAATGATGGCTCTTGCTTGTCCAATATGCAATGTGTATTGACTTCTGACACAGAAGGCTATGACCAG ATAGACTCTGTCACTACCGGAGCATCTGTACTAGTTGAGGGAGTTGTTGCAAGCAGCCAAGGCGGTAAGCAAAAAGTGGAGTTGAAGGTTTCAAAGATCACTGTG ATTGGGAAAAGTGACCCTACATCTTTTCCTATACAGAAGAAACGGGCATCAAGAGAATATCTTAGAACTGTAGCCCATCTCCGTCCTCGGACAAACACTTTTGGTGCA GTGGCAAGAGTGAGGAATGCTCTGGCATATGCAACTCATAAATTCTTCCAAGACAATGGATTTGTTTGGGTATCGAGCCCTATTATTACTGCTTCGGATTGTGAAGGAGCTGGGGAGCAGTTTTATGTGACTACTTTG CTTTCAAACAGTGCTGAAGGTGGTTCCCTACTCAAAGATATTCCTGCTACCAAGGATGGAAGGGTCGATTGGTCACAG GATTTCTTCTGCAAACCAGCATTTCTGACAGTTTCCGGACAGCTTAATGGTGAAACATATGCTTCGGCATTATCTGAT ATTTACACATTTGGTCCAACATTTAGGGCTGAAAATTCAAACACAGCAAGACATCTGGCTGAGTTTTGG ATGATTGAACCTGAGCTTGCCTTTGCGGATCTGAATGATGACATGGCTTGTGCAACTGCATATCTCCAGTATGTA GTAAAGTATATTCTAGAGAACTGCAAAGAAGATATGGATTTCTTCAATACATGGGTTGAGAAAGGCATAATAGATCGACTAAAT GATGTAGTAGAGAAGAAATTCGTTCACTTGTCATACACTGATGCTGTTGAGCTACTTCTTGGGTCCAAGAAGAAATTTGAGTTCCCG GTGAAATGGGGGTTGGATCTTCAAAGTGAGCATGAGAGATACATCACAGAAGTTGCTTTTGGTGGTCGCCCAGTTATAATTACAGATTACCCAAAG GAAATCAAGGCTTTCTATATGCGGCAAAATGATGATGGGAAAACAGTTGCTGCAATGGATTTGTTGGTTCCTCGG GTTGGTGAACTTATTGGAGGAAGCCAGAGGGAAGAGCGCCTTGATCACCTTGAAGCCCGGTTGGATGAGCAAAATCTGAACAAGGAGAGCTACTGGTGGTATTTGGATCTACGGCGATATGGATCAG TTCCCCATGCTGGTTTTGGTCTTGGATTTGAACGGCTCGTACAGTTTGCAACTGGAATTGACAACATTAGAGATGCCATCCCGTTTCCCCGAGTTCCTGGCTCTGCCGAGTTTTAG
- the LOC112879433 gene encoding WAT1-related protein At5g47470-like isoform X1 — protein sequence MKIVCFYNPNELSFRVPFFPNSGPVCSLPPPLRQSRLCDSTFSRVLLPCDISCSVRQWTVTIASPLAPSAPQNSKLFQSPRDVRSGHTTARARHRKSYGRPAACMAGAPATADAVAVPLLLPLDDAAGGGRGCWEDGAISLGLVGVQLAGAAYMVVVTPVLALGLDPLFLVAFGSLCTAVLTIPFAVKLERKKWPSELTSRLLFQFVLLALGGVTGFQALLLQGMKMTSPAIASAMPNLAPGFIFVISGCLGFERVDLKCRYTRAKILGTVVCLGGAVAMSVLQSPDAPPGHLLPRSVARAAAAKWVAGCLFLLGAVLVLSGTIVMQAATMLHFPAPFTLCSVTSLIGAAMTAAFQVATAGRFSPGTPQISLQIVLSLVFVGGVVSSACIMFQTWALEKKGPVMVSMFSPTQTVGTAIFSVLFLGRVMQPGSILGMVFLFSGLYVVLWAKKKEGQVLAAERKEMDGTANNGMHKPLLF from the exons ATGAAAATCGTCTGCTTCTACAATCCGAACGAGCTCTCTTTCCGTGTCCCGTTCTTCCCCAACTCCGGCCCGGTGtgttctcttcctcctcccctccggCAATCACGTCTTTGCGATTCAACATTCAGCCGGGTACTGCTCCCTTGTGACATTTCTTGTTCAGTTCGGCAGTGGACGGTTACCATAGCGAGCCCTCTCGCCCCCTCGGCTCCTCAGAATAGCAAACTCTTCCAGAGCCCGCGCGACGTGCGGAGTGGCCACACCACAGCGCGCGCGCGCCATCGGAAAAGCTACGGGAGACCCGCCGCGTGCATGGCCGGTGCGCCCGCCACCGCCGACGCCGTCGCCGTGCCGCTGCTCCTGCCGCTCGAcgacgccgccggcggcggccgcgggtgcTGGGAGGACGGCGCCATCTCGCTGGGGCTGGTGGGCGTGCAGCTGGCCGGCGCGGCGTACATGGTGGTGGTGACGCCCGTGCTGGCGCTGGGGCTGGACCCGCTCTTCCTCGTCGCCTTCGGCAGCCTCTGCACCGCGGTCCTCACCATCCCCTTCGCCGTCAAGCTCGAGAG GAAGAAATGGCCGTCGGAGCTGACCAGCCGGCTGCTTTTCCAGTTCGTCTTGCTGGCTCTGGGAGG GGTGACAGGATTCCAGGCTCTGCTGCTGCAGGGCATGAAGATGACGTCCCCGGCCATCGCCTCCGCCATGCCCAACCTCGCCCCCGGCTTCATCTTCGTCATCTCCGGTTGTCTCGG GTTCGAGAGGGTTGATCTCAAGTGCCGGTACACGAGGGCCAAGATCCTCGGCACCGTGGTCTGCCTGGGTGGCGCCGTGGCCATGAGCGTCCTGCAGAGCCCGGACGCCCCGCCGGGGCACCTCCTGCCGCGGTCGGTggcccgcgctgccgccgcgAAATGGGTGGCGGGCTGCCTGTTCCTCCTCGGCGCGGTCCTCGTGCTCTCGGGCACGATCGTGATGCAGGCGGCGACCATGCTCCACTTCCCGGCGCCGTTCACGCTGTGCTCCGTGACGTCGCTGATCGGCGCGGCGATGACGGCGGCGTTCCAGGTGGCGACGGCGGGGCGGTTCAGCCCCGGGACGCCCCAGATCAGCCTCCAGATCGTCCTCTCCCTCGTGTTCGTG GGCGGGGTGGTGAGCTCGGCGTGCATCATGTTCCAGACGTGGGCGCTGGAGAAGAAAGGCCCCGTGATGGTCTCCATGTTCAGCCCCACGCAGACCGTCGGCACCGCCATCTTCTCCGTGCTCTTCCTCGGGCGGGTCATGCAGCCAGGAAG CATATTGGGTATGGTTTTCCTCTTCTCCGGACTGTATGTGGTTCTTTGGGCAAAGAAGAAAGAAGGGCAGGTTCTTGCTGCAGAAAGGAAGGAAATGGATGGAACGGCGAACAATGGCATGCACAAGCCGCTGCTGTTCTGA
- the LOC112879433 gene encoding WAT1-related protein At5g47470-like isoform X2 has protein sequence MKIVCFYNPNELSFRVPFFPNSGPVCSLPPPLRQSRLCDSTFSRVLLPCDISCSVRQWTVTIASPLAPSAPQNSKLFQSPRDVRSGHTTARARHRKSYGRPAACMAGAPATADAVAVPLLLPLDDAAGGGRGCWEDGAISLGLVGVQLAGAAYMVVVTPVLALGLDPLFLVAFGSLCTAVLTIPFAVKLERKKWPSELTSRLLFQFVLLALGGVTGFQALLLQGMKMTSPAIASAMPNLAPGFIFVISGCLGFERVDLKCRYTRAKILGTVVCLGGAVAMSVLQSPDAPPGHLLPRSVARAAAAKWVAGCLFLLGAVLVLSGTIVMQAATMLHFPAPFTLCSVTSLIGAAMTAAFQVATAGRFSPGTPQISLQIVLSLVFGGVVSSACIMFQTWALEKKGPVMVSMFSPTQTVGTAIFSVLFLGRVMQPGSILGMVFLFSGLYVVLWAKKKEGQVLAAERKEMDGTANNGMHKPLLF, from the exons ATGAAAATCGTCTGCTTCTACAATCCGAACGAGCTCTCTTTCCGTGTCCCGTTCTTCCCCAACTCCGGCCCGGTGtgttctcttcctcctcccctccggCAATCACGTCTTTGCGATTCAACATTCAGCCGGGTACTGCTCCCTTGTGACATTTCTTGTTCAGTTCGGCAGTGGACGGTTACCATAGCGAGCCCTCTCGCCCCCTCGGCTCCTCAGAATAGCAAACTCTTCCAGAGCCCGCGCGACGTGCGGAGTGGCCACACCACAGCGCGCGCGCGCCATCGGAAAAGCTACGGGAGACCCGCCGCGTGCATGGCCGGTGCGCCCGCCACCGCCGACGCCGTCGCCGTGCCGCTGCTCCTGCCGCTCGAcgacgccgccggcggcggccgcgggtgcTGGGAGGACGGCGCCATCTCGCTGGGGCTGGTGGGCGTGCAGCTGGCCGGCGCGGCGTACATGGTGGTGGTGACGCCCGTGCTGGCGCTGGGGCTGGACCCGCTCTTCCTCGTCGCCTTCGGCAGCCTCTGCACCGCGGTCCTCACCATCCCCTTCGCCGTCAAGCTCGAGAG GAAGAAATGGCCGTCGGAGCTGACCAGCCGGCTGCTTTTCCAGTTCGTCTTGCTGGCTCTGGGAGG GGTGACAGGATTCCAGGCTCTGCTGCTGCAGGGCATGAAGATGACGTCCCCGGCCATCGCCTCCGCCATGCCCAACCTCGCCCCCGGCTTCATCTTCGTCATCTCCGGTTGTCTCGG GTTCGAGAGGGTTGATCTCAAGTGCCGGTACACGAGGGCCAAGATCCTCGGCACCGTGGTCTGCCTGGGTGGCGCCGTGGCCATGAGCGTCCTGCAGAGCCCGGACGCCCCGCCGGGGCACCTCCTGCCGCGGTCGGTggcccgcgctgccgccgcgAAATGGGTGGCGGGCTGCCTGTTCCTCCTCGGCGCGGTCCTCGTGCTCTCGGGCACGATCGTGATGCAGGCGGCGACCATGCTCCACTTCCCGGCGCCGTTCACGCTGTGCTCCGTGACGTCGCTGATCGGCGCGGCGATGACGGCGGCGTTCCAGGTGGCGACGGCGGGGCGGTTCAGCCCCGGGACGCCCCAGATCAGCCTCCAGATCGTCCTCTCCCTCGTGTTC GGCGGGGTGGTGAGCTCGGCGTGCATCATGTTCCAGACGTGGGCGCTGGAGAAGAAAGGCCCCGTGATGGTCTCCATGTTCAGCCCCACGCAGACCGTCGGCACCGCCATCTTCTCCGTGCTCTTCCTCGGGCGGGTCATGCAGCCAGGAAG CATATTGGGTATGGTTTTCCTCTTCTCCGGACTGTATGTGGTTCTTTGGGCAAAGAAGAAAGAAGGGCAGGTTCTTGCTGCAGAAAGGAAGGAAATGGATGGAACGGCGAACAATGGCATGCACAAGCCGCTGCTGTTCTGA
- the LOC112879434 gene encoding uncharacterized protein LOC112879434: protein MMDPNMKELQEALVDIETDAEQVLLARHQLVENDKIRNANRESLTALRKQARTTKTSVPSPFEVIMKEMEGSSGKQLIKEVCPTCGDHDPKEHTWLMFPGSDIFARVPFHVAHTVLEKDQERLDIDTKKLQSFVKEKSLVIAEKGALAGRFGADTVKSLVSLTDTPKSGREGGELVQGPEVKYQLG, encoded by the exons ATGATGGATCCCAACATGAAGGAGCTTCAAGAGGCTCTGGTTGACATTGAGACTGATGCAGAACAAGTTCTTCTGGCTAGGCATCAG TTGGTGGAAAATGATAAAATAAGAAATGCTAATAGAGAGTCCCTGACAGCCCTCCGAAAACAAGCTAGGACAACCAAAACTAGTGTGCCATCACCCTTTGAGGTCATAATGAAAGAGATGGAAGGAAGCTCTGGCAAGCAGCTGATAAAGGAGGTATGCCCGACTTGTGGAGATCACGACCCCAAAGAACATACCTGGCTAATGTTTCCTGGATCAGATATTTTTGCTCGTGTTCCATTTCATGTGGCGCACACTGTTCTGGAAAAAG ACCAAGAGCGCCTGGATATCGATACCAAGAAACTGCAAAGTTTTGTCAAGGAGAAATCACTTGTGATCGCTGAGAAAGGCGCCCTTGCAGGCAGATTTGGTGCTGATACTGTGAAATCCTTGGTCAGCCTAACGGACACACCTAAGTCAGGACGGGAGGGAGGGGAGCTTGTGCAGGGCCCTGAAGTGAAGTATCAGTTGGGTTGA